The proteins below come from a single Vitis vinifera cultivar Pinot Noir 40024 chromosome 9, ASM3070453v1 genomic window:
- the LOC100256622 gene encoding pleiotropic drug resistance protein 1 — METAEIYTASGRRASGSFKKNSSSIWRNSGAEVFSRSSRDEDDEEALKWAALEKLPTYNRLRKGLLIGSEGEASEVDIHNLGPQERKNLVERLVKIAEEDNEKFLLKLKNRMDRVGIDLPEIEVRFEHLTIDAEAHVGSRALPSFINSVFNQIEDILNTLRILPSRKKKFTILHDVSGIIKPGRMTLLLGPPSSGKTTLLLALSGKLDSSLKVTGRVTYNGHGMNEFVPQRTAAYISQLDTHIGEMTVRETLAFSARCQGVGDRYDMLVELSRREKAANIKPDPDIDVFMKAAAAEGQKENVITDYTLKILGLEICADTMVGDEMVRGISGGQRKRVTTGEMLVGPSKALFMDEISTGLDSSTTYQIVNSLRQTVHILNGTALISLLQPAPETYDLFDDIILLSDSRIIYQGPREDVLNFFESMGFRCPERKGVADFLQEVTSRKDQEQYWAHKDEPYSFVTAKEFAEAFQSFHFGRKLGDELATPFDKTKSHPAALKTEKYGVGKKELLDACISREYLLMKRNSFVYIFKLTQLTIVAMIAMTIFLRTEMPKNTTEDGIIYTGALFFTVMKVMFNGMSELAMTILKLPVFYKQRGLLFYPAWAYALPSWFLKIPITFVEVGLWVFITYYVIGFDPNVGRLFRQYLLLLLLNQTASSLFRFIAAACRSMIVANTFGSFALVLPFALGGFVLSRESVKKWWIWGYWSSPMMYAQNAIVVNEFLGKSWSKNASTNSTESLGVAVLKARGFFTEAHWYWIGAGALLGFIFVFNFCYTVALTYLNPFEKPRAVITVESDNAKTEGKIELSSHRKGSIDQTASTESGEEIGRSISSVSSSVRAEAIAEARRNNKKGMVLPFQPLSITFDDIRYSVDMPEEMKSQGVPEDRLELLKGVSGAFRPGVLTALMGVSGAGKSTLMDVLAGRKTGGYIEGSISISGYPKKQETFARISGYCEQNDIHSPHVTVHESLLYSAWLRLPPNVDAETRKMFIEEVMDLVELTPLRGALVGLPGVNGLSIEQRKRLTIAVELVANPSIIFMDEPTSGLDARAAAIVMRTVRNTVDTGRTVVCTIHQPSIDIFDAFDELLLLKRGGQEIYMGPLGRHSSHLIKYFEGIEGVSKIKDGYNPATWMLEVTASAQELILGVDFTEIYEKSDIYRRNKDLIKELSQPTPGSKDLYFPTQYSQSFFTQCMACLWKQRLSYWRNPPYTAVRFFFTTFVALMFGTMFWDLGTKRTRQQDISNAMGSMYAAVLFLGFQNGQSVQPVVAVERTVFYRERAAGMYSAMPYAFAQALVEIPYVFSQAVAYGVIVYAMIGFEWTAAKFFWYLFFMFFTLLYFTFYGMMAVAATPNQHIAAIVALAFYTLWNLFSGFIVPRNRIPVWWRWYYWACPVAWSLYGLVTSQFGDIEDTLLDSNVTVKQYLDDYLGFKHDFLGVVAVVIVGFTVLFLFIFAFAIKAFNFQRR; from the exons ATGGAAACAGCTGAAATTTATACAGCCAGTGGTCGTAGAGCCAGTGGTAGTTTCAAGAAGAACAGTTCTTCCATATGGAGGAACTCTGGTGCGGAGGTTTTCTCCCGTTCTTCAAGGGATGAGGATGATGAGGAAGCTTTGAAATGGGCTGCCCTCGAGAAACTTCCCACCTACAATCGGCTGAGGAAAGGTTTGCTGATCGGATCAGAGGGTGAGGCCAGTGAAGTTGATATACACAACCTTGGGCCTCAGGAAAGGAAGAATTTAGTCGAGCGGTTGGTGAAAATCGCTGAAGAGGACAATGAGAAGTTCTTGTTGAAGCTCAAGAATCGTATGGATAG AGTTGGGATTGATCTTCCCGAAATTGAAGTTAGATTTGAGCATCTTACCATTGATGCAGAAGCTCATGTAGGAAGCAGAGCTTTGCCTTCATTCATTAATTCtgtttttaatcaaattgag GATATCTTGAACACTCTTCGAATTCTTCCAAGTAGAAAGAAGAAATTCACCATTCTTCATGATGTTAGCGGAATCATCAAACCCGGAAG AATGACGTTGCTTTTGGGTCCTCCAAGTTCTGGAAAGACCACTCTCTTATTGGCTTTGTCCGGAAAGCTTGATTCCAGTCTAAAg GTTACGGGAAGGGTGACATACAACGGTCATGGCATGAATGAGTTTGTACCCCAGAGAACTGCCGCCTACATAAGCCAACTTGATACCCATATAGGAGAAATGACTGTACGGGAAACCTTGGCCTTCTCTGCAAGATGCCAGGGTGTTGGAGATCGATATG ACATGTTAGTAGAGCTCTCAAGAAGAGAGAAAGCAGCAAATATAAAGCCCGATCCTGATATCGATGTCTTCATGAAG GCAGCGGCAGCTGAAGGCCAGAAGGAGAATGTGATCACTGATTATACACTAAAG ATTCTGGGACTAGAAATCTGTGCAGACACCATGGTAGGAGATGAAATGGTGAGGGGTATCTCTGGAGGACAAAGGAAGCGTGTCACAACTG GTGAGATGCTGGTTGGACCATCAAAGGCACTGTTCATGGATGAGATCTCTACTGGCTTGGATAGCTCAACAACTTATCAAATCGTAAATTCTCTCAGGCAAACCGTCCACATTCTCAATGGGACTGCTCTCATCTCTCTCCTCCAGCCAGCACCTGAGACTTACGATCTTTTTGATGACATCATTCTTCTCTCTGATAGCCGGATCATTTATCAGGGTCCTCGTGAAGACGTTCTTAACTTTTTTGAATCCATGGGGTTCAGATGTCCTGAAAGGAAGGGTGTGGCAGACTTCCTACAAGAA GTAACATCTAGGAAAGATCAGGAGCAGTATTGGGCACATAAAGATGAGCCTTACAGTTTTGTCACAGCCAAGGAATTTGCTGAGGCATTCCAGTCATTTCACTTTGGACGGAAACTAGGAGATGAGCTTGCAACTCCATTCGACAAGACCAAAAGCCACCCGGCTGCTTTGAAAACTGAAAAATATGGTGTTGGAAAGAAGGAACTGTTGGATGCTTGCATCTCAAGAGAGTACTTGCTGATGAAGAGGAATTCATTTGTCTATATTTTCAAGCTCACCCAA CTCACAATAGTCGCAATGATTGCAATGACAATCTTCCTAAGAACTGAGATGCCCAAAAACACAACAGAAGATGGAATCATTTACACTGGTGCTTTGTTCTTCACTGTCATGAAGGTCATGTTTAATGGAATGTCAGAACTTGCCATGACCATTCTAAAACTTCCTGTCTTTTACAAGCAAAGAGGCCTGCTCTTCTATCCTGCATGGGCATATGCTCTTCCCTCATGGTTCCTCAAGATCCCCATCACATTTGTTGAAGTTGGTCTTTGGGTATTCATCACTTATTATGTCATTGGATTTGATCCAAATGTGGGAAG ATTGTTTAGACAGTATCTTCTCCTCTTGCTTCTTAATCAGACGGCATCTTCATTATTTCGATTTATAGCAGCAGCTTGTAGAAGCATGATTGTTGCAAACACATTTGGGTCATTTGCATTAGTTCTGCCCTTTGCATTGGGTGGTTTTGTCCTGTCACGAG AAAGTGTCAAGAAATGGTGGATTTGGGGTTACTGGTCTTCCCCTATGATGTATGCACAGAACGCAATAGTGGTAAATGAATTCCTTGGGAAGAGTTGGAGCAAA AATGCTTCTACCAATTCAACAGAATCCCTTGGAGTAGCAGTATTGAAGGCTCGTGGGTTCTTCACGGAGGCACACTGGTACTGGATAGGAGCTGGGGCACTGCTTGGATTCATATTTGTCTTCAACTTCTGTTACACTGTGGCTCTGACTTACCTAAATC CATTTGAGAAGCCTCGAGCTGTTATAACAGTAGAGTCCGACAATGCCAAAACTGAAGGAAAGATTGAGTTATCGTCCCATAGAAAAGGCTCGATTGACCAAACCGCATCCACAG AGAGTGGAGAGGAAATTGGGCGAAGTATCTCATCCGTATCCTCTTCTGTGAGGGCAGAAGCCATTGCTGAGGCGAGACGTAACAACAAAAAAGGAATGGTTCTTCCATTCCAACCACTTTCTATCACCTTTGATGATATTAGATACTCAGTTGACATGCCAGAG GAAATGAAAAGTCAGGGTGTCCCTGAAGACAGATTGGAGCTTCTGAAGGGGGTGAGTGGTGCTTTCAGGCCTGGTGTTCTTACAGCTTTGATGGGTGTTAGTGGTGCTGGTAAAAGCACTCTCATGGATGTATTGGCTGGTCGGAAAACTGGTGGATATATTGAGGGTAGCATCAGCATTTCTGGCTACCCAAAGAAGCAAGAGACTTTTGCTCGCATTTCTGGATACTGTGAGCAGAAtgacatccactctcctcatgTTACTGTCCATGAGTCCTTGCTCTACTCAGCTTGGCTGCGATTGCCTCCTAATGTGGATGCTGAAACAAGAAAG ATGTTCATTGAGGAAGTCATGGACCTCGTGGAACTGACCCCATTGAGGGGTGCACTAGTTGGGTTGCCAGGTGTAAATGGTCTCTCAATCGAGCAGCGCAAGAGGCTGACCATTGCAGTTGAGCTTGTGGCAAATCCCTCAATAATATTCATGGATGAGCCAACTTCAGGGCTAGATGCAAGAGCTGCTGCAATTGTTATGAGAACAGTCAGGAACACAGTGGACACAGGAAGAACAGTTGTGTGCACCATCCATCAGCCAAGTATTGACATCTTTGATGCCTTTGATGAG TTGCTCCTGTTGAAGCGTGGAGGGCAAGAGATATATATGGGACCACTGGGTAGACATTCTTCCCATCTGATAAAGTATTTTGAG GGAATTGAAGGAGTAAGTAAAATCAAAGATGGTTATAACCCTGCAACTTGGATGTTGGAAGTTACCGCTTCTGCACAAGAATTAATTTTGGGGGTGGATTTCACCGAAATATACGAAAAGTCAGACATATACAG GAGAAACAAAGATTTAATTAAAGAATTGAGCCAACCTACCCCTGGTTCTAAGGACCTCTATTTCCCTACTCAATACTCCCAGTCCTTCTTCACCCAGTGTATGGCATGCTTATGGAAACAACGTTTGTCATACTGGCGAAATCCACCATACACGGCAGTGAGATTTTTCTTCACAACTTTCGTAGCCTTGATGTTTGGGACAATGTTCTGGGATCTCGGCACCAAAAG GACAAGACAACAAGATATATCTAATGCAATGGGCTCTATGTATGCCGCTGTTCTCTTCCTTGGGTTTCAGAATGGCCAATCGGTGCAACCAGTCGTGGCAGTTGAACGGACAGTCTTTTACAGAGAAAGAGCTGCAGGAATGTATTCAGCCATGCCATATGCCTTTGCACAG GCTTTAGTTGAGATACCTTATGTCTTTTCACAAGCTGTGGCGTATGGTGTTATAGTTTATGCAATGATTGGATTTGAATGGACAGCTGCTAAGTTCTTCTGGTATCTGTTCTTCATGTTCTTCACCTTACTGTACTTCACCTTTTATGGCATGATGGCTGTGGCTGCCACACCAAATCAACATATTGCTGCCATCGTTGCCTTAGCATTTTATACATTATGGAACCTCTTCTCAGGTTTTATAGTCCCACGAAAT AGGATTCCTGTGTGGTGGAGATGGTACTATTGGGCCTGTCCAGTTGCATGGAGTTTGTATGGATTGGTTACATCACAGTTTGGAGATATCGAGGACACACTACTTGACTCAAATGTAACAGTGAAACAATACTTGGATGACTACCTTGGATTCAAACATGATTTCCTTGGAGTGGTTGCAGTTGTGATTGTTGGGTTTACGGtgcttttcttatttatatttgcCTTTGCCATTAAGGCATTTAACTTCCAAAGGCGATAA